CCCCCAGACCTCTCTGGTTCGTGTCACCCTGCCTCGTCTCACCTGTAACCCCATCTCTTCACCTGGACTGCACCCCTGTGACCTTGGAGCAGACTGCACCCTGTAACCTTGGAGCGGGCTGTGGAGCTCTGCATTCCTCCCTGTGTCCTTTCCCTGGGTGTGGCTCTTTGCACCGAGCTGACATGAGGACTGATAGCAGTGTGTCACCTCGGGCCATTGGCCTGGCCTGAACTCCAGTGTTACAGCCAGCTCGGGTGGTCTGCATGGGGGGACACCCACGGAGATGTGAGCCCTGCTGTGAGTAGGAGCAAGCTGGGAAAAGTGCTGTGGCTCAAGAGTTTATGGAGACTTTTGGAGAGCagatgctgggagctgctgtcgAGCCAGGATGAGATGCTGTCCAGGTGCTCACCTCCCACCTGAGTGACAAGGATGCTTCTCAGCACAATGGTGCTGCACAGTTCCCAAACCGGACCCTGTGGTGGGGACAAAGCTGGCTGTTCCTCaatttcctgctgcaggaagtaAAGCTCCATCCCCTGTCTGCCAGGGAGAAGGTGGCTCTGAGGCAGGACATCCAGGTGCTTGGTGGAGGTCAGGTCAGCTTGAATCAGCTctaggggagagcagagccgtGCTGGTGGCTGTTCTTGGGAGCCTTGTTCACGTGCAGGCTCCTCTGCCACCTGTCCTGAAAAATGGCTGTTCCCTTGCCCAAAATAGCCCTTGTGTTCTGCCAGCTTCTGCCTGTGTCCTTTGGCCTAGCTGGAGAGTCCCCAAGTGTCCCTGGTCAGGGGGTAGCATAGATgggccctgctcctgtgggctGACAAGGAAATGTGCTCCAGTGCTGGCATGGCTGGAGTgttccagctgggaaaagctgggagCTCTGTCAGACCTGTAGATCCACTGGGGAAGGGCAAAAGCTTCAGCATGGGTTTGCTTGAGGGCACCCAGCCTCTGCCAAGCCACGTGGGGAGCATCCTGTTTGCTGCCTGCTTCCTTGCCTGGTGCAGGGAAGTGTTTCTCACCTTCATTCCCCTCTTTCCTCGGGCACCCCGGGTTTGTTTCTATCGCTGAGCCCCATCTTCCAGCACTGCAAGGAGCAGACCAGGCAGAGCCTTCCTTGGGTgttgtgtgtgctggggagtggcagctcctgggagaaTTGTTTGACAACTTGTGGGGCCCTGCTGCTTGCAGGAGAAAGAGCCTGGTAgcaccagggcagcccagaACCATGGCACTGAACAGAGCAAGTgaacagcactgctgcagcatgtGGGACCATGCAGGACAGACACCTGGGTGGACCACAGCACAAATAAGACTGGAGGTTCTCTGTCCTAGAGCTCTTCTTGTCTCCTTCCACCCCCACTGGGTATTGCAGCCCTTggtctctctgctctgctgctgactgcttttttttccttctgcaggatCATCAAAGCTGTTGTCAAGACCTTCAAGTATTTCTTCGGCGTGAGGTTTGAGGTGAAGGGACTGGAGAACTTCGAGGTAGAGGGCCCTGCTGTCATTTTGTCCAACCATCAGAGCGTCCTCGACATGATGGGTGAGGAGCTGGTGGGAGGGAAGAGAACGTTTCTCCTGCTCACCACTGGGAGAAGTCCTGCTTGTACaagcagcccctggtgcagcttcCCCATCAGTGCTGGTTGTGACAGGTCTCCTGTCACTCTGAGCAATCCCACACCTGTGCAGCCCCCCTGGTTCTGCTGTCCTTGAGGTGCTGGCCCAGCACATGTGCCAGTGGCCCTGCTggactccctgctgctggggaatcAGCTGCCTTTGGGGGTGTCCTGCAGCCACCCTGCCTCACTAACTCTGCTGTGTGCCAAGCCTCCTGCTCTCAGAGGCTGGGAGAGAAGCAAGGCACCAGCCTGTCCCTGGTGcccctgtccttgtcctgtccttgtcccaggGGTGACTGCTGGGTCTTGCCCTCTGCCATCCCACTAGGGCTGATGGAGGTCCTGCCCGACAACTGTGTCCAGGTGGGCAAGAAGGAGCTGATGTACATGGGCAGCGTGGGGCTCATCATGTACCTCGGTGGCGTCATCTTCATCAACAGGAAGagcaccagcagtgccaagATGGTCATGTCAGAGGTGGCCAAGACTATGGTGGCTGAGAATGTGAGTGTCACTGTGGAGCTGGGTGGGGTGGCACGGGGGCATTGTGGCACTCCTGGTGCTTCTGGCTCAgcttggcagagctggctgctgtcTCCCACCAGAGCAAGTGGATTTCTGGAGCAGAGCCTTCTCTCTCCATGTGCAGGTGAAGGTGTGGGTATATCCAGAGGGCACGAGGAACTGCACTGGGGATTTGCTGCCATTCAAGAAAGGAGCATTTCACCTCGCTGTCCAGGCACAGGTAACAGTGCTTTGCCCCTACATGGGAACCCTGAGTGCTTTTGCAGTGGCACTGCACACTGATCATGCAGTGTGTGGTTTGTTTGCTCTCAGATGAGCTGTGTTCCCTGGTAACACCTACTCAGGAAAACCACTGGTGTCAGaagtgctgccctgcagcagccagaaaagGGCCTTTTCTGTCCCCTCTGGGAACGAGCGTGAGTGGCTGTAGACAGTGGAGAACTGCCCTGTCCTCTCTCCTGCCTACCTCAGTCCTGGTGTCCCCTCTGGAGGGAGGAGTGTGAGGGACAGCACACTTGATCCCTGTTTCCAGGCTTTCCTGGCAGcatggcagggcagtgccagtgcccaggGGTTCCTGGGGGcatggctgcagcccagagctcgctgctggcagggagcccAGTGGGTTCTTTCCTGGGGGAGCCCAAAGCTGACGATTCATTTCTCAATCCCCCAGGTCACAGTCATATAGTAGTGATGATTCAGGATTGTTAATTCCTGTGCTTTAGAGCAACATCTGGGCTTGCTCTGTGTGAAAAtagctgctgcctccctggcaAGCCATATGGCAGTTCTTGATATGTCTTTTCTCTCCAAAATGACAGCATCCATGAGCAGTTAGTGGGGGCTCAGGCCAGAGCTGTCTCAGGAGCAGGGTGTTTGCCTGGGCACAGTGCTGGGGCAGTGTGCCAGAGACTGGGATGACTCGAGGCCTCAGGGGAAACTGGTTTCCCCCAGGAAAGGTGTTAcagcagggattttgggaaagggaagagatgCCAGCTCTCTGACTGGGTTCTTTTGGCCAAGCCCAGGGTGTAGCCTGTGTTGTACCATCCCCATTCCTGCCTGGGTGATGCAGCcaaggcagagcctggcagctgctggaggaaaggATGACATGGAACTGGTTCCTGCCTCTGCTACACCCCCCTGAGTCACCAACTGTAGATCCTGGCTGTGTTACCAGCACTGGAgcaacagctctgcctgccctcctgGCCCTGTGTCTGTCTGAAGCTTCCCCAGGAGCAATTGATAACAACTGGTGACTCCTTTCCTTAGAaactgagagcagagcagccacccTGCCCCAGACACATGCCTGTACAGCAGGCAAGGCCTGTCAGAACAGGCAGCCTGCAGTGTTTGATTGCAGGACAGAAAATACCTGGGGTTTGGAGCCTCACTTGGGTCGAGGAGCCCTAAAAGCCAGTGCTGAGCTGAGGCTGGAGTGGAACTTGGCCCTGGTTCCTTGAGTATCCCTGTGCCTTGAGTCTTTGGGGAGTGGTTTTGATTCCATTTGACTGCTGATTGTTCTACCCTTTGGAAGTGGGTGTTGCttgtggggctgtgtgtgccctgtgtgtctGAGAGCCAGGCCAGGTCAGCTCTGCAGCATGGGGTTTGCTGCCTGTCTCTGGCCTGCCCTGAAGTGCCAGTAactcctctttttcttcccttccccaaGGTCCCAGTGATCCCTGTGGTGTATTcctccttcaccagcttctATAACCCAAAGACAAAACTGTTTACATCAGGTAACAAAGAGTCACTTGGAGACATGGTTGCTGTTGTCCTGTGTGGAGATCTGGCTCACAGGGGTgtgggagggaagcagagctggggtgaACAGGAGGAACCCTGCTGGGAGATGTTTGGAGGCAGTTCAAAGCACTTGGCaccagagcctgggctgggttAACTCAGGAAGGGCTGTAATTAAATACACTGAGggatgttttcattaaaaattggTTGCtacctcctgctctgggcagggtcTGGCTGGGATGGCAGTTTGGGGCACGGGGGGATTATGCTGGGTGGCACAGCTGTTGGAGCTGGCATCTAACTCTGCCTGTGCTCCAGGGGTGGATGCCTGAAGCCCTGGGAGGGgttgagggctgtgctggggctgtccaGGGTGGGGAACAGGGCAGAGAACAGAGCTCCTGTGGTGTGTGGGTTTCTCACAGGCTCCTCTCTTGTCCCCAGGCAAAATCAAGGTTGAGGTTCTGCCTCCAATAGAGACCAAAGGGCTGACGTCAGACGATGTCACCGAGCTCTCTGACAGATGCTTCAGCACCATGAGGGAGACCCTCTTCAGGCTGTCAGGCCATCCAGGCCAGGCAAAGGACTCATCCTAGAGCCTTCTCCAGTGGTGTCACCGTGCAGTGGTGGCTGAAGGGACCTGTCTGTTCTTGCCAAATACTGAAGGATCTTCTTCTCCTCTGCAGTGATTTCTAACTCTTGGGAGCACCACAGACTGGCACACACAGGGTGTCAAGCCAGCACTAAGGTTCCCCTCTGAGTGGATTTCTCTTATGGGTTCATTTTCTCACTTCACAATATCTCctttttctgaatttctcaGGCATCAAACTTGTGCTACCAAAGGGCTCAATGACTAGAGAGGTGAGTTCCCCCAGCTCTTGCAGCTAGCTTGGGGTGACAGCAAAAACCTGCCTGGAGCCTGAGCTCTGCCTCATGTGACTGTCCCTGCACCTGTGTTCCAGCAGGCTCAGCTGGTGAGGTGGCCCTGTGATGTCCCAGGTGGAAACCACCAGGCAGCAGTTTGTATCAGCACAACCTTGGTGCTCAGACAGGGCTGAGAACTGGGGTGAAAATCCAGATTTTGGCTTTTCAGCAGTGCTAGGAGTGTGGTGTCCTCCCTggacagcccagagcactcccACCCACCAGTCGGACACACAGGCCTGTCCCCTTGAGGTGCCCTTGTGTCACAACAGCATCACGTTGGGAaactgctgccagctccctgccgTGGTGGTGGCTCAGCCTGGTCACATCCCTGCAATGCCCCTCATGGAGGCAAAGGGCTCTGTCGTGCTCGGTTTGTCACTTGTCATGGTCAGCGCTGGCCGAAAGATGGTGCCTGTCCCGCGTCTCTGCTGGGGAAGATGTGCGGGgcggagctgctgctctccagggccTGTAAAACCCCTGCAGAGCCGCAGGGTGGgtgagctgcagctggcacgGGGCTGGGAAGGCTTCAGCTCCCCCTTTGGGGGATATAAACCGCTTTTCCAGTCAGATAAAACGGGTTCCCCTGTGCCTTAGGGTGATGGACCAACAGAGCTTCTGGATGCCTCACCGGGAGCTGTGGAATGTTGATGCCCCTGGAGGCTGGGTCAGGTCCATGGTTCTTTAGCTTTAGCTCTCCTGTTCATGGCACAGGGGACCTTTGGATAAACCAGCTGGGGCTACTCAGGTAAGCagcacacccagctcctgcagcctgcactgctggagctgtgtttaTCTGGCCtcagctgggaaaggcagggagctCCATGGAAGGAGCCCTTGGGCCgagctggtgctgccaggggcTTCATTGGAGGGGCCTTACAGTACAGACTCAGGGGATGGGAAGGGTCGGGGTGGGAGGGTGGGAACCAAACCAGCACTTTGTGAGAGTGGCAGATAAAGGGCTGTCATGGAGGGTCAACCCAGGAGGGCCCTGGGAGGgctcctggggagggggaaccATGTCTGACTCCTcctgggaggagggagcagtGCCTCTATGTGCAGTTGTCTGCTGTTCACTTTTAATTGGGCTGAGAATGTTATCTGCTTTacaaaaaatcaacaaaaaaaaaatagaaattacacCTTTGGTTATTTAAATAAAGGAGCTTTCTTGTCTTGTgtgggggctgagggaggggTGCTGATCCCTGAGCTCTCGCAGGGGGTGGGTTTGGTGAGGGAGAGACAGGGGGGGTCCTTGTCCCCACCCTGTGGGGGGACAAGGAGGAGccctcccaggcagggaggCCTCACCAACCTCACTGGTGAGGCACCATCCAACTGCAGGGCTCCTGGAGAGCAgaatgggagctgcagggatgggcatcCACTCCTGTACCCGGCCCTGCAGGCACCAGGGCCATCTCTCccctgctgtgacacctggcttggggctgcagggacttGTCCCCACCTTCTCTCTGTGACAGCAAGCACAGGGAGTGTGGGGAggcagctgccctgcctgggccagctctgtgctccacagccagccctgtgcccgtTGCTCCCTGGGAGCTGTTATCCCAGGGTAGTGCTGAGGAAaagcctggggcagctgcacaccccccaggtgacacacacagccagtctggcacagccaggcactcATGGCACGAGGTAAGGCATTTATttgctgcctctccagcagggagaggccTCAGAGTCCAGTTTGGAAGGAACTGTGTGGCCTCTGGTGAGGTGAGCTGGAAGAGAGAATGATGGAGATGCTGATGGGAGCCTTCTCCTGCCACCCTCTGCCTTCCTGTGATGGTGAGGCTTCATCCCCAGCCtagggctggagagggagatAAGAGCTGTGGGTCAGCTTGCTCCAGGTCCCCAGGCACTCTGCTAGAGTTCATTCTTGCAGGAACCTGGGAagattggaaaaaagaaaataaattcagccTGATAAATTCAATCATGAGCCTGGCAGAATGAGACTGACCTGAACCTCTGGGACTGTCACCCACActtgctgctttccttttggCAAACAAGCCCAGGCAGGCTTCATCTCCCCACATTCAggagtgtcactgtcacctccctggCATGTCACAGTCCTTGCCTGGGCCCTGTGcacaatgtccccaaatccaaTGGCAGAACAGTCTGTGCTGGATCAGGGGCCAAAATCGTTATGGCTTACAGAGCTCTGACCTGGTGCCTCTGCTGGTGGtttaaagaagggaaaatgggTTTTTTGGTCATTGCACACATCCCCACTGAGCAGTAAATAGGGGAGTGCAGTTGGAGGGTAGCATTTAGTTGGGAAATGCTCCTCCAGGCATGGAACAGGGATGGCTGAGTAACTCCATGGGATGCCCTGTGAGCCCCAGAGCTCACTGGGGTATGACAGGACAGCTTTGTGTCCTACAGGGACCatgaaaagagacaaaaacaGGTTTTGCTTGCTGAGACAGACTTggcaaaaattaatttcaggaCTTTGGAGTCATCCCTTGGAATGAATCCATGTTACCTTGTGATACTGCTCACATTCCTCTGTGCTGTCACTAATAATATGTGCAGGGCACTACTAGAAAACTCAGCCTGCTGGAACACTCAGTGGTTCTGGTAATTACCCCTTTCTGAGATGGTTTTTAAGTGTCTAtttgcagctactttgccttCAGAGAAGttctttgaattctttttctctctcagccaTTACTGCAAGCACTGAACTGGGACTGAATATGCCCTGAACCAGTTTCTCCTGAGTCTTTCCAAGACTCAGCAAGCTGCTGTTGCACACCCCAACCGTGTCTAGTTTCTGGAATTATTTAATGGGAAAATGAGCTGCAAAGAGCTGCCTATCACAAGAAAAGAGTTCAGATGGTTGTGTTCTGCTTGGAGTCCAGGTGGGCACCACAGGAACCTGAGGGGATGCTGTTGTCCCTCTGCGTGGTGGGGACACCAGGCAGGAGCCTCCACCTCCAGCCATTTCACACATGACAGCTCTCACTGGGGGCCCTTCCTCAGTTTGCTACTTCAGAGACCCTCTCTGGTGCCCTTACTGGTCTGTAAACTTCCAAAAGAAATGCCTAAAACTTCCCAGGCTCATAAATCTGCCAACTTCTGCACGCTCCCTAAACTTCCCTGATTGACTTTTTGGGCTGTTAATTTCCTAAGAGTTGGGGGTTCTTTCCTAAGGCCCGAGTTATCAGGAAGGATATCAGGAGTTATCAGGAGTTGTGAGGTGCTGCCTGCCACAGGtgccccactgctcccagtgcctccttcagccctgccccacagccacgTTTCCATGTGCCAATCCCGCCACTTTTGGCTGCTACGTGGGCAGTCAGATGGTGCAGCCATAGAAACAGCTTTGAAATGAAGCTAATGGGCTGTTGGTGTTCATCCTTTATTAATTACAGGCTGCTGAGCTTGAGGCAGATCCAGATTAACAGTGGCATATGTGTCACTGATCTCGCTGGCCCACATCTGCTCCCTGTGGCCAGCGTGGCTGCAGGGAGATCATCATCCCCCACTGATTTTCCAGGCACTTACAGgtctccagcctctcctccaggAAAGAGATCTGCTCGCTCAGGGAGTCAATCctgtccagctgctggagggagtGGGACAGGCGGCTGATGGGGTCTGCACCGACATCCTCTGGCGGCATCAGGTTGTGGAAGGGGGCCAGCACCAGCTGGAGCTTctgcagggagaaggggagCTGTGAGTGCATCCCCCCGGCCAGCAGGACCACCCGGGGGGGATGCAACACCCACCAGGGAGGGCTCAAGGGGCTGCAGTTGTGTTCAAAGGGCTGGAAAAGCCGTGGTGTGGGCGCTGCCGGCGGCTGcggggagcacagctgggattgctgCTGGGATTGTTAAAAACAGAGCCGGGGAGGAGGGAAACCCTGGCTGCAAACAGCCCCGGGTGGGAGctggcccagcagggacagggcacagggatgtgctgcaACTCACCTGCTCCAGCGCTTCCACTCTGCTCCTCAGGTCCTTCAATTCTTCCTTCATTTCACTGGAGGGACCTGAAAAAGTGACCCAGGGAATGTCAGTGAGTAAAAGCCCACTGCTGAGTGAGGTGGAAGCTGCTGGGGAGAAAGACatggctgcagggctctggccaAGCCCTGCTGCTTTCCACCCCCAGGTCATCCCCCAGAGCATCAGCTGGACCTGCTGGCatctggcacaggctgctcctgctgctgcagcacctgcaaCAAAGCGGGGAGGGTTTCAGGCAGTGGGGCGATGCTTAAAGGACAAGAGATCTGGTGGATCCTGGCCTTTTGTGCCCGTGTTGCCAAATaacacccagctctgccctgtgcttgGTGGGCACAAGGGATTGTCCCTGtcagggcccagcacaggggcagaggCAGGTGGGGCACGTGCAGGCTGTCCCAGATGTTTGCTGTGTGGTGCCCATGCTGGCCACAGCGCATTATTACTCACGGTACGAGTTTGAAGTGTCACAGCGCGTACCAAAAGTAATAATGGGCCGTCACCAGCGCCGCTCCTCGTGGCTCCAGACCTGCCCTGCAGGAACGAGGATGATGAGGGAGAGAACAGACACATCCCAgacagctccagccacagccaggcccTGCCACCCTCACAGATGGATTTGTGCTCAGGGGAACTTGTTTGGGTGGGAGAAGCACTCCTGGCTCAGAGAGAATAAAGCTGAGGGGCTCTGGCTGTTGTCCCCTCTCCCATCTCCTGCGATGCTGAGTGTtccctcagctctccctgcaggctcccagcagctggggctcAATGTAGGGACAGGATACCTGCTTGGCTGGAGGCGTCTGTCCCAGGGGCTGGCaccaggggctggcagcccctggcatCGGCGGCCAGGCTGAAGCCGTCCCGGCAGGCGCAGTGGAAGCTCCCGGCTGTGTTgatgcagagctggctgcaccCATGGCTCTGGCTGGCACATTCATCCACGTCTGGAACACAGGAACAGCTCAgtgaggaggggacagggtgagggacacaggggggcTGCAATGGAACCCCAGGCAGTGCCCCCCAAGTGAGCTGGGGCTTGTGCTGGGCACAGTTCTGGATGTCTCAGCGtctgggacagccctggatAAACCTGGGCTAAGCTGGAGGGGGTCTgacctcctcccctcctcctgctccccccaCAATACCACCAGAAGGAGAAGCTGTGGTCAGAAACGTCCCAGCTCTGGCCAGGCGGGTGCAGGCAGTGCTTGCTCTCATCCCGGATTTACGGCCGGGGTTTTGGTTCCAGCCAGCTGTGGCGAGGAGCTATCAGCCTTTCAAGTGTGTACAGAACCCAGTAACCTCTCCTCACACGGGGGAGTTATTAAAGCTGTTCCCACAAAGCAGAAAgagctgaagctcttcccacgcCCGGGCAAATCTGTTTTAGGCAGTGGGAAAATCCTTTCcctcagagctggagctgtcagcAATGGgttcagccctgcctggcccagcaTGGGTCAATGCCACACGCTCCTCCTCTGCCTTACAGGAGGctggaaagctgggaaaagctgggaaatgcCGTGGCAGGGGTTTGCAGCACTGGTGTGCCCCACACTGCCTGATTTCTCCATGCTGTGAGGAGCACTGGCGCTGTTCCCGTGCCTGGACATCACCAGACTTCTCCTCCACCCCCAGATATCTTTGGTTTATGGATTTTTAGTCTCTGCAGTAAAAGGGCATTTTAGTTTACAGCAAGAGTTTACAAAGCCTGGGAGGGATGATCACGACACATAACCCCAGGCTGGCCCCAcaagggctctgtgctgcagagagcttcacagctctgctcaccctgacccagcacagagcagcaggcagagaaaaTGGGGGTGCCAGAGCGGCACAGGAGGGAGAACTGAGGCAGCCAAAGGGAGCCACACTCCCCATCCTTTCCTGGAGCAAGTGTCGTGCGTGTGCAGAGGGACAGAGTCAGACATGGCCCAAGGTCTGGTAAGGGATAAGGTCTGACaaggtccctgtcccccctgagGGGTTGGTGTGGGGCAAAGGACACCCAGAGCCCCACGGCAGCTGGCATGCTCCCAGaagctgtcccagcagcagggcaggtaTGACACGGgaccagggacagggggacatggcCAGTACCTGTCTGGCAGGCTCTCCCTGTCCAGCCAGGGGGGCAGGAGCATCTCCCAGGGAAGGCACAGCTCCCTCCGTTCTGGCACGgctcccagcacacagctgtgagagggaacacagcacagcatcacccagctgctccaggggtccccagctccctccctcgctcccccctggagctgtgcacaccccaaaacacaccagcagcacacagcGGGGTTGAGCTGcccagagggagcagggctcagcatggatgggaggaagaggagctggaAAGAAGCTGAAggccctgcaggcagcaaaggtgggaaggaggagggcagcaggcagcagcagcccctggtgccACACTCTGAGCCCACTGGGGACagactggctgctgctgctgtggtttgtATTTGTTGCCTCCTGAAAGTGTTTCTCATCCACTTCTGCTGATTTAGatgggaaggaattgttttatTGATCCTCTGGTAACTATGAAGGTAATAAGTGATCCCAAAGGGAAAAGGCCCAagaggcagcagggaaaagctgggaattAATCAGATATTGAACCACATTTGGCTGTCATGCTGAAAATTTAATTCAGGGAGAATCCACTGACAGGCAGATGGTTGGTAAATGAGAGATGGGGTCCTGGGGCCCCCTCCAGGGACACGAGGGGTCTGGGGACGGGCAGTGGCACCGGGGtgacccagcagctcctcacctcTGTTACAGCCCAGCGTGTGGCCGCTTGCTCTGCTCCATCCAGGACAGCACGAGGccatgggctggggcagctgcctgtgcctctGCCTGTAGGCAACCCTGTAGATGGTCCTGCAAGGcaaggctgggctgagcagggtgccccaaacccctgccctgctcccacagtgGCTCAGGgcgctcccagggctgggatccccaTTCCAGTGGGGGGAACTGTCTcacacatcttttatgaaaaatcttttctttgggatttttcttcttaagaagctgagaggcttcaagaacaaaatgtaaacaatagttatctgctgctgtggaatgcaacaagtaGATCTGTGATTAGCCcatgttagttgtttttaattaatggccaatcacagtcagctagctcagactctctgtctgagacagaagcttttgttaccattctttctttcctattctattcctagctagctttctgatgaaatccttcct
The DNA window shown above is from Molothrus aeneus isolate 106 chromosome 19, BPBGC_Maene_1.0, whole genome shotgun sequence and carries:
- the AGPAT2 gene encoding 1-acyl-sn-glycerol-3-phosphate acyltransferase beta; its protein translation is MEMGWLLWGTAVLLLLHVLMELSPTVNFTLRIGFYCVLCLLASALAAVACLLVNGGRTVKNMRIIKAVVKTFKYFFGVRFEVKGLENFEVEGPAVILSNHQSVLDMMGLMEVLPDNCVQVGKKELMYMGSVGLIMYLGGVIFINRKSTSSAKMVMSEVAKTMVAENVKVWVYPEGTRNCTGDLLPFKKGAFHLAVQAQVPVIPVVYSSFTSFYNPKTKLFTSGKIKVEVLPPIETKGLTSDDVTELSDRCFSTMRETLFRLSGHPGQAKDSS
- the EGFL7 gene encoding epidermal growth factor-like protein 7 isoform X2, with the translated sequence MWSLSCLLWGLLLILSTTSTEGFAPAGRRVCAAPGTPSAHAESHVQPVYQPYLTTCPGQRLCSTYRTIYRVAYRQRHRQLPQPMASCCPGWSRASGHTLGCNRAVCWEPCQNGGSCAFPGRCSCPPGWTGRACQTDVDECASQSHGCSQLCINTAGSFHCACRDGFSLAADARGCQPLVPAPGTDASSQAGPSSEMKEELKDLRSRVEALEQKLQLVLAPFHNLMPPEDVGADPISRLSHSLQQLDRIDSLSEQISFLEERLETCSCKNEL
- the EGFL7 gene encoding epidermal growth factor-like protein 7 isoform X1 — translated: MWSLSCLLWGLLLILSTTSTEGFAPAGRRVCAAPGTPSAHAESHVQPVYQPYLTTCPGQRLCSTYRTIYRVAYRQRHRQLPQPMASCCPGWSRASGHTLGCNRAVCWEPCQNGGSCAFPGRCSCPPGWTGRACQTDVDECASQSHGCSQLCINTAGSFHCACRDGFSLAADARGCQPLVPAPGTDASSQAGPSSEMKEELKDLRSRVEALEQKLQLVLAPFHNLMPPEDVGADPISRLSHSLQQLDRIDSLSEQISFLEERLETCKCLENQWGMMISLQPRWPQGADVGQRDQ